The genomic segment AATAGCTGTACTTGTTTGAAATACGTGGTACCAATACTTCTGTGATGAAAATTATTAACTGCTATTATCAGGTCGGAAATGTTCCAGTATAGTAACTCCTACGAATTCCCTGCTCGAGCGCTGCTCGAAAGGGAAGGTTGATGAGgataaattctttaaatatCCTACATAACAGCGAGATTTACTAATGAAGGAATTGCTTTATTCAATGCATTGTCTTTGATTCTAGGCAAATTTTTTCTAGAAGCGCGAGACGTTCCGAAAACGGAAAGTGTACTAATAACAGATTTAAGGGATTGTCTTTGTTTCTCAACAACGGTTTTCTAGAAACACACGACGTTCCGAAAACGGAAATGATTACTAGCAACAGATTTACGGTATTGTCTTTGTTTCTCGACAACGGTTTTCTAGAAACACGAGACATTCCGAAAGCAGAAAAGCTTAATAGTTACGAATTTATGGGATTGCCTTTGATTCTAGACAACGGTTGTCTTTTAGAAAGCGGAAAGGTGGTGGGCTTTTATCTCCTCATGAGAATTTATGCGTCATAGTACATGATTGGAGATGTTTACATGGTTCTAATTGTAATCTTTTAATTTGCTCGCGGTTCCTTTTGTAACAATGAAATCCAGAAGAAGACCTCTTCTAATCTATGAGCGATCAATTTGTTTATTGCACAACATCTTTCTCAATACCATGATGAaagtttttgaatttcctATAAAAGATGCCAAAAGATGGTTCGAAGTTTTGAAAACTCTCGGTTGCATTTAGAACATCATAATATTCCTCTCAACCAAACAAGAAGGACcagattttatttttgaaaaatgcttAACCGTCTGCTCTTGTGTATGTTAGGGGTTGCCTTTGCGGCCTCTGATAACACCTACGAATCTCATTCTCTCTCATACCATAGTAATTCAGGTGCCGCTTCAAAGTACGATCATCGTACATCATCAACTATGTCGTGGGTCAAGAATATGTCCACGTCCTCAGTCCCTTCTAGTTTTACGACTTCAGTACTACACAATTCTACTTCCTCAATGCCCTCTAGTTTTACTTCATTAGTTCCATCTAGTCACAGATCTCGGGCTCCATACAACTCTACGTCCGCAGTTCCATCTAGTCACAGATCTCGGGTACCATACAATTCTACGTCCGCAGTTCCATCTAGTCACAGATCTCGGGTTCCATACAATTCTACGTCCGCAGTTCCATCCAGTCACAGATCTCGGGTACCATACAATTCCACGTCCTTGGTGCCACATAGCTCTGAGCCCTCTGTGCCATCAGTCTCCCATGCTGTGAGCACTAAGAATATATCCTTGAAATCGACGACAGTAGTGACTGTTTGTACAACTACCTCTGGAACTTCCCAATGCCATACAACAGCACTTTCCACCGAATTGGCCCCAACACACACTTCAACTTCAGAACATCCCAGCGTTACTCCGTCCTCTGAGCATACCTCCAGCATCACCATAACTGAAACTATCAGTAGCAGTCATGAAGCTACATCACACAGTGAAGAGGCACCCAGCAGTACAACTGAAGAGTCAATTACGTCTGTGACTTCTTCGGTGCCAGGTGTTTCGCACACTTCTACCCACACTTTAACTGAAGTCGAATCCTCTGCCGTAACAGAAACCGAAAAAATTGAGACAACCGCATATGTAACTTTCAGTTGTGAGGCCAACTCCTGTACATCTGAGCAGTCAGTGACATCTGAGGCTTCTTCAGTACCAGGTGTCTCGCACACTTCTACTCAATCTGAAACTGAAGTTGCATCGTCCGCCATAAGAGAGACAGAAGCACCCAGCAGTACACCTGAGGCTTCTTCAGTACCAGGTGTCTCGCACACTTCCACCCACTCTGAAACTGAAGTTGCATCATCCGCCGTAAGAGAGACAGAAGCACCCAGCAGTACACCTGAGGCTTCTTCAGTGCCAGGTGTCTCGCACACTTCCACCCACTCTGAAACTGAAGTTGCATCATCCGCCGTAAGAGAGTCTGAAGCACCCAGTAGTACACCTGAAGAGTCAATTACTTCTGAGGCTTCCTCAGTGCAAGCTGTTTCGCACACTTCCACCCACACTCTAactgaaattgaatcatcCGCCGTAACAGAGACTGAAAGATCTGAGACAACCGCATTTGTTACTTCCATCTGTGAGGCAGAATCCTGTACGTCAAACCAAACTAGTGTTTCAGCAACCCTGCAACAACTTTCAAGTCAGTCGGAAAGCAGGCCTTCTACCTTACATTCGTCTTTCTCCACTGAGTCCGGATCTACTCATATCCAAGCAAGTCCTTCcttatcaatttttgaggCCTCTGCTCCTCGTGTGAAATCATCATTCACAGTTCTTTTATTGATCTTCTCCTGGTTTTTGTGATGCTTTTGATTTTGTTTTCCTTTAATTAAACACCAAGTTCCCCTTTacttttttattttttttgtgattttcaatttcattctGTGTTACCATCATTCAAACAATTCCGTTCGTCAACTTGGGGCTTGGGGACTTTTGCCATACTTGCTAAGTAAGCTAAAGAATTCTTTCTATTCtataataaataaatatttGTATTGTGTTCgttttatcaaaaattaaacttttttatttattgGACAGTGGTACGTACCATATTATACCATATTATACCATCTTATACTATActatattatattatattacatcttatcttatcttatcttatcGTTTAATCCCACGTTTTGCATGTCAACACATTGTTcgaaaagatgaaaatcaTACCAGACGGTACTAGGAAGATGTGCGTATGAAGTGAGTATGCATATGAAAGTTTCACTGCTTAGACCATTAGTTGAAGATAAATAATTTGGTGATCTGAGATGGCACTGCCAAGTAAAGAAATAACTAAGGGCTATAAATGGCATCAGCGAGAACATCGCTTTATAGAAGAGTGAATGCGACTATTTTTGATCAAGCTTAGAATGCCAAAAGATGACCTTATTATACtcccaaatttttttttcgaagCAAAGTCTTGATATGTTGGCATGAGAAAAGAGTAATGTATTCACCAGTGGAATGCATTGCACTTGTAAAAGTCTTCTTTATAAAACGAGGAAATCTTAAGCTTCAGAAGCATGGCTTTAGCTCAAGAAATACAATAACAACATGAGTCACGAGTCCAGATTGGAAGTACTGATGGGATACTTATCTAGGAGTCTTTACAAGTTGACGTTGCATACATTCGACAAGAGTACTTTCCCAGTTATTCcttaatctttttaaaaaagatttAATAAATCTTTAGACTCAAGCTACAAATTTTCTACCCTAAGCTTTGTTGTAGTAGCGTATAGCGCACTAGTTTTCATGACTGAGAGGACCTTCAATTCGAATTTGAACAATCGGAGCCCCTGATTATGAATTGAGTTGCGAACATTTATCTCTGAACAATCGCGCACTCTCACGGATCTTCAGGTCTCATCCCGCTGAAGAGCAgccaaggaagaaaaaataaagataAGAAGTGCTAGTGCAGTTGATAATATTAGCCCGAAACACTCTGCAAATGAAcatgataataataaggCACACATGAGTGTATATACAgacatatatatatatatatatatataaatataaaTGCATATATCATGCAAGGGATATATGTGCCTTAAGCAAAGGGTTCACAACAATACAGTTTTAAAGGAGTAAAGATAAATGTTGATAAGCAGAAAATAAAAGTTCTCCACTCTGTGTTAGTCAGTCCAGCTGCCATTGGTAGTTTAAACGATGTGGAAGGGATAGAGAAGAACCCTCGAAGTAAAACTGGTTGcagaaaattttgagtAAGGTGAACGTGCTACACGAAGGAGATCTAATATTAGTGTTAAGGAACCCAGATCTACCTCCAATAAAATAAAACGAGAACATATAGAGGTTTTAATCATTATTCATCTATTGGTGGTTACCAGATTTTGCAGTTGTGCCCTATTCCACAGGATCTGTATTGCTTGTATCACAGCCAAACATCAAGCAATTTATAGGAACCTTCATTAGCTCTAAGGTTCTGATTACGCTTTTTACCATTTTAAATTCTAATCTGGGTATCAAATACCACTTCGGCTACACTTTGAACCAAACAAAGGTATGTGGAGTCTACGGATccattggtattattgCGAGGGCCCATCCCTCTATTGTGCTATATGGTTATCAAACACAACTTAGTGGGCTTTGCTTCAATATGATATTTAGCGCTTTCGGAAAAATCATTGGAACATAAAAAACACTTTCTCAGAATCCGTTCCAATGACAAAGAAGTATCGCGTAGGATTCGGGTGCTTCCAACTGATATAAATGACATTAATTAGCGTAAAATTTCGCAAAAATAGATATCTCAAGCGTTGTTAGTTGCTTTATGACACTATTCACTACCACTTATTGTATCACTGTTTTGTTTGATCGGTATATTTAACTCTGTCAAATAGTCTCGGTTTTATCCTTTGATGAAAACATCAATTTGGACCCCTCGGGGAAGAACTCCAAATTCAGTGTAACGATCATAAACTTGTACCAAACCTTTGTTAGCAGCTACACaattttcatcatgatTTATCTGcgatttaaaaattctaacACTAAGTGTATTTGTGTAAACAGGGAGATACTATAAATCTGCTGGTGTTGCACTAAATTTATACCCAGGTTTAACTTGACCTGCCTATGCCTTTCGGTGAGATTCAGTGAGGATTAAGTGCTCTTACAGAACGAATGACGAGAAAGGGAATATTACTGAAGAGGAAATAGTAACCGCGTTTATATCTTACACAAAGAACTTTCGGCGGCACATGAGTCAGGAACACCTGGGGATCTCGGAGGATAATGacaaaaatattttcatcgGAACTCTTTGGGATTAGCTTTTTCTTCAGGATAAATATCTCAGCATCCCGAGGTTTAACATTTGTAGGTACGACAAAACTACTGGACACAAccggattcgaaccgaTGACCTTCTCCTTGCAAGGGAGACGCGCTACCAACTGCGCCATGTGCCCATATAATAACTGAAAAACTTTTGTTGAAAATTAGCTCCACGTATGCAGTTATCGAATCAAAGATGTAATGATACGAGGTTCTTTTACTTGTTAAAACATATAGATTGTTACCTAAGATTACTATTACTTCGTTGTTGATCTctgttttttctttttctttttctttttctgtTGAACTATATTCTCGAACTTGGTTAGGTCTAAGATCTCCTtatatattattatcatcttAGATGCTGTAACACTTAATGATTCTGGATTCTTGTACGAAGTTCTTAGCTATATGTACGTTATGGCTTTCCTCCAATCATCTTTGGTTTATGGGTATATTATTGATTGTTTCCGATAGTTTTTGTCTATCGTATGTTTCCGATTAACATTGAATAGTCTTGGTTCACATGTCATGTGAATTCATGACAAAGGATGTATTAAACCACCGTCCAATTACTTATAAAAATAAAGTATACTTTAGACTATATCACCAATAGTTGATTAGGTTGTCTAAAAGGACCGGTTCTTTTCATTAAGCTACATCTCAAATATTTATTGGATTGAAGACTCTCAttatatattattattatcgtAAGTGACGCAAAAACACATTAATTAAAAATATTCTTATCACTAGCTCAAGGTCACATACCATGTAGTTTcacaaaaagaaatatcTTCTCGTCCATTTATAGTTGTTTCAGAAAAACTCCAGTTTTCCTTAGGTCTTCAAGTTTCTGAAATTGTACAGCTTCCAggaattttcttttccgCTAATACTGTTTCCCCACGAAGAAAGTAATACTGGTTCCATCATCccaaatcaaagatatgAGCAAATGGTTTTTCCTGCATAACAATCCTTTAAATGCACATTTTCTGAACCAGAGGGAAAAAGAGATTGCCATTGAACGTATTAGAGGAAATTTCCAAGGAATCGGATCGCGTAAGTGGAAATGGTCCCAAGTCCGTGAGGCATTCATTGATCCACGCACCTATTTGTACGTTATTTTCTCCCTTCTGATGAACATTCCTAATGGCGGTGTGACATCTTTTGGcaatattattatcaagTCTTTTGGGTTCCAGAATCAAAGATCTCTTCTACTCTCCATGCCAGGTGGTGCAGTGGACCTTGTGTTCAAGCTAACCATGCCCTGGTTATCAGATAAAATGATTGACAGATCGTTCCCGGCCATGATAGCCATTGCTTTCCCTATGGTTGGGGGAATCATGATGAGTACGATCGATGTGCATGATAAGTCTCCATTACTTGTGGGCTACTATTTCATAAGTGCAGCCGGTGCTTCCTGGGGGCTTGTTATGTCTATGATCGCCTGTAACACAGTTGGGTCTACGAAAAAGTCCGTTGTGAACGGTTTGCAGATTTTAGCTTACGCTGCAGGTAACTGGATCGGGCCACAAACATTCAGGTCTTCCGAAGCACCAGTATATCCTACGGGTAAGAAATTGGTCGCCATTTTCTATGGCCTGTCTTTATTCACCCTGCTTCTTATCAGATTGGTTAATATAATCGAGAACCGTCGTCGCGATAAGCTAGAAGCAGAGGGCAACCTCCCAGAGGAACCCGAAAAttcagaatttttggatCTTACAGACTTCCAACAACTTCAAATGAGATATGTGCTTTGAgttaattttaattttttttaagTGAATATTCTTTTATGTATGAACACCAATGgtaatattatttttataATATATGTTTATTGTTTCGCAGTAAGAAGAGAATGATTACGGAGCTCCATTGCTTGGCTGGTGGACGGGAAGGCGCTCCATCCCGAACATTACTGTCAGCATACTTCTACTAGGGTCGAGCGTCTATCTTTATGGCAACTCGCGTACTACGCTCTTCCAGTATaaaaccatttttattttgtatTGAAGCTTGTATCACTAAAAGTATCATACGAACATACCATTGTGGTCTCGAACACAGGAATGAGTGGGAAAGCGAAGGTACTAAAATTTCCTCCTATTCGGTATGCTGAAGATGCATGGTCAAAACTGTCCGAGATAGCTGAAATTGTGCCCGTTACGATCAATTCAAGGGaagaattcatcaagaaattaCATGGAGAGTACTCCGATATTGTGGCGATTGGTAGAGGCTATTTGCTGGAAAGCAGGTTGGGCTCTTTGACAGGGAGCTAATTTCACACTTTCCTGATTCATTGAAGTATATCGCTCATCAAGGTGCTGGATACGACCAAATAGATGCAAAGGCATTGTCTGAAAGAGGTATTCAGTTGGCAAATGCGCCAGGTGTCGTTGATGGTGCAACTGCTGACACAGCTCTATTTCTTATTCTAGGTGCCATGAGGAACTTCAATtatggaagaagaaatctaGTGCAAGGCAGATGGCCAACAGGCGGATTCGCCGCAGGCGCCCCTCCAGGTATAACACCGAAGAATAAAACGCTGGGAATCATTGGTATGGGAGGTGTCGGGCGAGCAACCTACGAAAGGGTTAAACCTCTaggatttgaaaagatcaagtaCTACAACAGATCACGCCTACCAAAAGAGCTAGAACAGGAGACAATCTATGTCACCTTGGAAGAACTTCTCAAGACAAGTGATGTAATTTCACTACATTGCCCGCTGAACGAAAGCACTCGTCATTTACTAAATGATAGACAGATGCAGCTTATGAAAGATGGTGTTATCGTTGTCAACACTGCTCGTGGTGCTGTTATAGATGAGAGAGCCctgataaagaatttgaaaagcGGAAAAATTGCAAGCGCTGGATTGGACGTTTTCGAACAGGAACCATCAATCCCTGAAGAGCTCCTCAATCTCCCAAATGTATTGAGTTTGCCTCATATGGGAACACAGGCGGTACAAACCATAAAGGAAATGGAGGAGTGTGTGGTGGAAAACATATACCTGGGTATTACCACTGGAAGGGTTCGGAATATTGTTTATGAACTGAGAAATTTAGtggaataaaaaataaaagagTATTCTTGGGGTTTATACATTGTAACTCGGTTCATTTTCTTAATCTTTTCGAGGAATTAATGCTCGAAAAATGATTTGCAGTTTATTTACTTTAGCACCGATGTAGTATTTTTTCTTAATCTATTTATCCCATCTCAAAATTCAAGCTTCATATTCTCGTTCGCATCATTAAATCTTATCTCACAAGCAAGCTGATCAAGATCGAAATGGTCGCGGAGTCCCTCACCAGTGACAAAAGAATAATTCAGATAataatgcaattgattttttcttttacatAAACGCATTACTATAGCCAAATATTCTCCGCCATTAGTTTTTTTACCTAGGTTTGTTGCATTTGCACCTTTCCCATATCTATTTCCATTGTTCTGTCTCCAATAGCATCATTGACGTGGTATTGGAAGCCAATATGCAATTAGATATTCAGGAAGAATATGAAATTTGAGTATTCACGTTAAAAACGATCAGGTAACTCATTCGCATAGTAAGGAGAGTCACCCATTGAAAATGTATATGCAGCGCCGCTTTTTGTGTGACTGTCCTCCGTTTACTGGAAATTTGTCATCGACACC from the Zygosaccharomyces rouxii strain CBS732 chromosome B complete sequence genome contains:
- a CDS encoding uncharacterized protein (some similarities with uniprot|P15365 Saccharomyces cerevisiae YJR152W DAL5 Allantoin permease ureidosuccinate permease expression is constitutive but sensitive to nitrogen catabolite repression) — its product is MSKWFFLHNNPLNAHFLNQREKEIAIERIRGNFQGIGSRKWKWSQVREAFIDPRTYLYVIFSLLMNIPNGGVTSFGNIIIKSFGFQNQRSLLLSMPGGAVDLVFKLTMPWLSDKMIDRSFPAMIAIAFPMVGGIMMSTIDVHDKSPLLVGYYFISAAGASWGLVMSMIACNTVGSTKKSVVNGLQILAYAAGNWIGPQTFRSSEAPVYPTGKKLVAIFYGLSLFTLLLIRLVNIIENRRRDKLEAEGNLPEEPENSEFLDLTDFQQLQMRYVL
- a CDS encoding uncharacterized protein (some similarities with uniprot|Q04893 Saccharomyces cerevisiae YMR317W Hypothetical ORF) encodes the protein MLNRLLLCMLGVAFAASDNTYESHSLSYHSNSGAASKYDHRTSSTMSWVKNMSTSSVPSSFTTSVLHNSTSSMPSSFTSLVPSSHRSRAPYNSTSAVPSSHRSRVPYNSTSAVPSSHRSRVPYNSTSAVPSSHRSRVPYNSTSLVPHSSEPSVPSVSHAVSTKNISLKSTTVVTVCTTTSGTSQCHTTALSTELAPTHTSTSEHPSVTPSSEHTSSITITETISSSHEATSHSEEAPSSTTEESITSVTSSVPGVSHTSTHTLTEVESSAVTETEKIETTAYVTFSCEANSCTSEQSVTSEASSVPGVSHTSTQSETEVASSAIRETEAPSSTPEASSVPGVSHTSTHSETEVASSAVRETEAPSSTPEASSVPGVSHTSTHSETEVASSAVRESEAPSSTPEESITSEASSVQAVSHTSTHTLTEIESSAVTETERSETTAFVTSICEAESCTSNQTSVSATLQQLSSQSESRPSTLHSSFSTESGSTHIQASPSLSIFEASAPRVKSSFTVLLLIFSWFL